The following proteins are encoded in a genomic region of Drosophila willistoni isolate 14030-0811.24 chromosome 3R, UCI_dwil_1.1, whole genome shotgun sequence:
- the LOC124459718 gene encoding uncharacterized protein LOC124459718: MRGQRSKITTLLPKDEVDPAVLKVFDGLELADLPETSAKHVDILLGSDYVWSAFTEERNSDVKFADTLQGATSRFYSVERRLQKDKRLKEKYTKFMREYIALGHMRILDESEKTSAPKDHMFYMPHHPVIAAKILLEDFYVDDVLTGANMEDQLIRNKDELIQLLGRAQLELGKWVSNTHGIGPLGEAAATSVTGDTSSIKVLGIHWEPKSDIFTYGIRLSECTESSKRQVLSDVSRIFDPLGLLAPVIVQFKILFQELWLLNLDWDSPLPTKLADRWRKYREDIINIRQLKIQRHIGYVGKRIELHAFSDASIKAYAAVVYSRIVNQDGSIEVSLIAAKTRVAPLKQQSLPRLELCGALLLSRLIASIKLAWKDLEITVYAWCDSTIVLAWLNHLPASLKTFIGNRTAEILEVIPRDSWRHVNTKQNPADCASRGMLAEDLLPFTLWWKGPDGLAETHLNLGNEDDKQISNLISDDEYRKELKATVNHERVISPQRTYWSCFFLA; this comes from the exons ATGAGGGGTCAGCGCA GTAAGATAACCACTCTATTGCCAAAGGATGAAGTCGACCCGGCCGTTTTGAAAGTTTTCGATGGGTTAGAACTGGCTGATCTACCGGAAACCAGCGCTAAGCATGTGGACATTTTGTTGGGTAGCGACTACGTGTGGTCCGCATTCACAGAAGAGAGG AACTCGGATGTTAAGTTTGCAGATACTCTTCAGGGAGCAACATCACGATTTTATTCAGTAGAACGTCGACTTCAGAAAGATAAAAGGTTAAAGGAAAAGTACACCAAGTTCATGCGCGAATACATCGCTTTGGGACACATGCGCATCCTTGATGAGTCAGAAAAGACGAGTGCACCTAAAGACCACATGTTCTATATGCCTCACCATCCGGTTATTG CTGCCAAGATTCTATTAGAAGATTTCTATGTGGACGATGTCCTGACCGGAGCAAACATGGAAGATCAACTTATACGTAACAAGGATGAACTTATTCAACTATTAGGTCGCGCACAGCTGGAGCTTGGGAAATGGGTATCCAATACCCACGGAATTGGCCCTTTAGGAGAAGCAGCAGCGACAAGTGTGACTGGAGATACCTCCTCCATCAAGGTATTAGGAATACATTGGGAACCAAAGTCTGACATCTTCACATATGGTATAAGGTTGAGCGAATGCACAGAAAGTTCAAAAAGACAAGTATTATCAGATGTATCACGCATATTTGACCCGCTTGGTCTACTGGCGCCGGTCATTGTTCAATTCAAGATCCTATTCCAAGAGCTCTGGCTTCTTAATCTAGATTGGGATTCACCGCTTCCAACTAAGCTGGCAGACCGATGGCGTAAGTATCGCGAAGACATTATCAACATAAGGCAGTTAAAGATACAGCGTCATATTGGGTATGTCGGCAAACGAATAGAGTTACACGCCTTCTCAGACGCCTCAATAAAAGCATACGCAGCAGTCGTATACTCTCGGATCGTGAACCAGGATGGCAGCATAGAGGTTTCACTGATTGCGGCGAAAACACGGGTCGCTCCACTTAAGCAGCAATCGCTCCCTCGTTTGGAATTATGTGGCGCACTTCTGCTAAGTCGGCTGATCGCATCAATTAAATTAGCTTGGAAGGATCTAGAAATCACCGTATATGCTTGGTGTGATTCGACAATTGTGTTGGCATGGCTAAATCACTTGCCAGCTAGTTTGAAGACGTTCATTGGCAATCGTACTGCCGAAATATTGGAAGTAATACCAAGGGACTCGTGGCGCCATGTTAATACCAAGCAGAACCCTGCAGACTGCGCTTCTAGAGGAATGCTGGCTGAGGACTTACTCCCGTTTACTCTCTGGTGGAAGGGTCCCGACGGGCTGGCTGAGACACATCTTAACTTAGGTAACGAAGATGATAAACAAATCTCTAACTTAATTTCAGATGACGAGTACCGAAAAGAGTTGAAGGCTACAGTAAACCATGAACGAGTCATCTCCCCTCAAAGAACTTATTGGTCGTGTTTCTTCCTGGCCTAG
- the LOC124459719 gene encoding probable serine/threonine-protein kinase mps1, translating to MPERGDWHESEEESDHDGPDMMNPGIAASTDEEEDGESTEDSGYLSEEESEAESFMANQRQGDNVNDKIMWRELDEAFQLMEQDEIGHEASSGRSSPEEDAPWDQHKAFQLMDPEEVEDERRSGRSSPAEYAPWDQQEIHVAPQAQAWEPARPPTPFRMVDNMLEASESGERAVAEEDAADGEASPPPGEPTQSHTNRAEIDAINVALTDPRWPHMWVCQRVEQMQEAERQQRIEQQQEAERQVLREERARCNWHEPDRQRLAWIVEHQRQRDQQQENEEQQQENEEHQQ from the coding sequence ATGCCAGAACGCGGTGACTGGCACGAATCCGAGGAGGAGTCCGACCACGATGGGCCGGATATGATGAATCCGGGCATCGCCGCCTCCACGGACGAGGAAGAGGACGGAGAAAGTACCGAGGACAGCGGGTACTTATCGGAGGAGGAAAGCGAGGCGGAATCATTCATGGCAAACCAACGCCAAGGAGACAACGTCAACGATAAAATAATGTGGAGAGAGCTGGATGAGGCGTTCCAGCTGATGGAACAGGATGAGATCGGACATGAGGCGAGCAGCGGTCGGAGCAGTCCGGAAGAAGATGCACCGTGGGACCAGCATAAGGCGTTCCAACTGATGGATCCCGAAGAGGTCGAGGACGAGAGGCGCAGCGGTCGGAGCAGTCCGGCAGAATACGCACCATGGGACCAGCAGGAGATCCACGTAGCGCCACAGGCACAAGCATGGGAGCCAGCACGGCCGCCGACTCCGTTTCGTATGGTGGACAATATGTTAGAAGCCAGCGAATCGGGGGAGAGGGCCGTTGCTGAGGAAGATGCAGCTGATGGAGAAGCCAGCCCACCTCCAGGCGAGCCGACACAAAGCCATACCAACCGGGCCGAAATAGACGCTATAAATGTTGCGCTGACCGATCCTCGTTGGCCGCACATGTGGGTGTGCCAACGAGTAGAGCAAATGCAGGAGGCAGAACGGCAGCAACGGATAGAGCAGCAACAGGAAGCCGAGAGACAGGTGTTGCGTGAGGAAAGGGCGCGGTGCAATTGGCACGAGCCAGACAGACAGAGGCTGGCCTGGATTGTAGAACATCAACGACAGCGAgaccaacaacaagaaaacgaagaacaacaacaagaaaacgaAGAACACCAACAATAA